One genomic region from Cydia amplana chromosome Z, ilCydAmpl1.1, whole genome shotgun sequence encodes:
- the LOC134661365 gene encoding tubulin polymerization-promoting protein homolog — protein sequence MGDPEELYIATLEGQFAAFAKMFDWSSPRDTITLYCSDFWMRQSNIIDDRRVTMTDTGIVWNKFSKAELNWYKWHEYLSELCVAKELNKLEVETALTNCGLPGATRVYVPQYRDFFDTYKSKKALVICESLDSCGKPKKKGK from the exons ATGGGGGATCCGGAAGAACTATACATTGCTACGCTTGAAGGGCAATTTGCCGCATTCGCGAAGATGTTCGACTGGTCCAGTCCTAGAGATACTATCACGCTCTACTGCTCCGACTTCTGGATGCGTCAGAGCAATATTATAGACGATAGACGTGTCACTATGACTGACACGGGAATCGTATGGAATAAATTCAG TAAAGCTGAATTGAATTGGTACAAATGGCATGAATACCTATCAGAGTTGTGCGTTGCCAAGGAGTTGAATAAACTGGAAGTCGAGACGGCATTAACTAACTGTGGTCTGCCCGGAGCGACCCGCGTGTACGTGCCGCAGTACAGGGACTTTTTTGATACCTACAAGTCTAAAAAGGCACTTGTCATATGTGAATCTCTTGATTCTTGCggtaaaccaaaaaaaaaaggtaaataa
- the LOC134661666 gene encoding uncharacterized protein LOC134661666 → MSMKVWLLKSIVLVQLATALRILPLPNKLNVNSQAPTMRRNNFIERMLDSFNHNKNSLRPSRPKSNYGMRTAIRQQEEPLDSPVVSPRKLAKEQVEEKELEKLVQSSGSELLAKPYVETRGRNDYLVLQSKSLDPYVTVIPNSIYYDVEKKCVNWLDACSLKGIKTHLLQRVQDPSQQ, encoded by the exons ATGTCTATGAAA GTGTGGCTTTTAAAAAGTATTGTTTTGGTGCAATTAGCAACCGCTCTCAGAATTCTGCCTCTGCCCAATAAGTTGAATGTAAACTCACAAGCACCAACTATgcgtagaaataattttattgaaagaATGTTAGACTCttttaatcataataaaaattcGTTACGGCCATCTAGGCCAAAGAGCAACTATGGCATGCGAACAGCAATCAGACAGCAAGAAGAGCCCTTGGACTCGCCCGTGGTCTCGCCCCGAAAGCTGGCAAAAGAGCAGGTTGAAGAAAAGGAACTAGAAAAATTGGTACAGAGCAGCGGATCTGAACTATTGGCAAAACCGTACGTTGAAACAAGAGGAAGAAATGATTATCTCGTTCTTCAAAGTAAGAGCTTGGATCCTTACGTTACGGTGATACCAAACAGCATATATTATGacgtagaaaaaaaatgtgttaacTGGTTGGATGCTTGTAGTCTAAAAGGCATCAAAACGCACTTATTACAAAGAGTTCAAGACCCATCTCAACAATGA